The proteins below come from a single Streptococcus hyointestinalis genomic window:
- a CDS encoding TIGR03943 family putative permease subunit, translating to MFRFLVLAGYFELSMYLQITGKLNQYINTHYAYLAYISMVLSFILAVVQLTIWMKKIKLHSHLVGKWAKFTSPFILLFPVLVGLLVPTVTLDSTTVSAKGYNFPLAAGSSKSGVSEDGTSVQYLKPDTSSFFTSSAYEKEMKKELKKYQGTGPVKITTDNYMEVMELIYLYPDNFTGRKITYTGFVYNEPKHAGYQFLFRFGIIHCIADSGVYGLLTTGANQTFKDNTWVTATGEIQLEYNQTLKQTLPVLHITEAKETSKPDNPYVYRVF from the coding sequence ATGTTTCGCTTTTTAGTTTTAGCAGGCTACTTTGAGCTGTCCATGTATCTGCAAATCACAGGCAAGCTCAACCAGTACATCAACACGCACTACGCCTATCTGGCTTATATCTCTATGGTGCTGTCTTTCATCCTAGCTGTGGTGCAGCTGACCATTTGGATGAAAAAGATAAAGCTGCACAGCCACTTGGTGGGCAAATGGGCCAAGTTTACCAGCCCCTTTATCCTGCTCTTTCCAGTTTTGGTCGGGCTTTTGGTGCCAACTGTCACACTAGACTCTACGACAGTCTCAGCTAAAGGCTATAATTTCCCGTTGGCTGCTGGCTCTAGTAAGTCCGGTGTCAGTGAGGACGGTACCTCTGTTCAGTACCTAAAACCTGATACCAGCAGCTTTTTCACCTCTAGCGCTTACGAAAAAGAGATGAAAAAAGAGCTCAAAAAGTACCAAGGCACTGGACCTGTCAAGATTACCACGGATAACTACATGGAAGTGATGGAGCTCATCTATCTCTATCCTGATAACTTTACCGGACGCAAAATCACCTACACAGGCTTTGTCTACAATGAACCAAAGCACGCAGGTTACCAATTCCTCTTTCGCTTTGGGATCATCCACTGTATCGCAGACTCTGGCGTTTACGGGCTTCTCACGACTGGCGCTAACCAAACCTTTAAGGACAACACCTGGGTAACAGCAACCGGAGAAATCCAGCTTGAGTACAACCAAACCCTCAAGCAAACCCTGCCAGTTCTCCATATCACAGAAGCCAAAGAAACCAGCAAACCCGATAACCCTTATGTTTATCGTGTCTTTTAG